Proteins from a genomic interval of Undibacterium parvum:
- a CDS encoding amino acid ABC transporter substrate-binding protein, translating into MKFSSPLKLVTLSGTICLLLANLSSAYAADTLARIKETQSITIAHREASVPFSYLSEDKKPIGYSVDVCLKLVDAIKKELKLPKLTVNYLLVTPSTRIPAIVEGKADMECGSTTNNAERRKQVAFTIPHFFATTRMVVRSDSGIKNWTDLKTKTVVTTKGTTTVKLLNDRDKVRALDLQLIEGNDHQNSFEMVDSGKAAAFPMDDVLLYGLRANSKDPAKFSILGDALSTEPYAIILRKDEPAFKSFIDKEMARLMLEGEITKLYDKWFKSTIPPKNINLNMGMNSLMRDNLRFPSDKVAD; encoded by the coding sequence ATGAAATTCTCTAGCCCCCTCAAGCTAGTCACACTTAGCGGCACGATCTGCCTGCTATTGGCTAACTTATCTTCTGCTTATGCCGCCGATACCCTCGCGCGGATTAAAGAAACCCAAAGCATCACCATCGCGCACCGCGAAGCATCGGTGCCGTTTTCTTATTTGTCCGAGGATAAAAAACCGATAGGCTATTCTGTCGATGTTTGTCTGAAGCTAGTCGATGCGATTAAAAAAGAATTGAAATTGCCTAAGTTGACGGTCAATTATTTGCTGGTCACGCCAAGTACCCGCATCCCCGCTATCGTCGAGGGCAAGGCTGATATGGAATGTGGTTCGACCACGAATAACGCTGAGCGGCGCAAACAAGTGGCGTTTACTATTCCGCATTTTTTTGCCACTACGCGCATGGTGGTACGGAGTGATTCCGGAATTAAAAATTGGACCGACCTGAAAACCAAAACCGTGGTCACGACCAAAGGTACCACTACCGTTAAATTATTGAACGACAGGGATAAAGTGCGCGCCCTGGATTTGCAATTGATCGAAGGTAATGACCATCAAAATTCGTTTGAAATGGTAGACAGTGGTAAGGCGGCCGCTTTTCCTATGGACGATGTGCTGTTGTATGGCTTACGTGCGAATAGCAAAGATCCGGCCAAATTCAGCATATTGGGCGATGCACTTTCTACCGAACCGTATGCGATTATTTTGCGTAAAGATGAGCCAGCATTTAAGAGTTTTATTGATAAAGAGATGGCGCGTCTGATGTTGGAGGGAGAAATTACCAAACTCTACGATAAATGGTTTAAATCGACGATACCGCCAAAAAATATTAATTTAAACATGGGGATGAATTCATTAATGCGCGATAATTTGCGCTTCCCCTCAGATAAAGTGGC